In the genome of Triticum urartu cultivar G1812 chromosome 5, Tu2.1, whole genome shotgun sequence, one region contains:
- the LOC125509346 gene encoding photosystem I chlorophyll a/b-binding protein 6, chloroplastic-like, with protein sequence MATPLPTGSFAACRLQPRIRVLHATKPPAQNAGPAAAACAPVRRGGSHRTGATKSSLSTVCEPLGPDRPVWFPGTAPPPWLDGSLPGDFGFDPLGFGSEPESLRWFAQAELMHGRWAMLAAAGILVPEVLHKWGFMEEFSWYTAGEREYFADPWTLFVTQMALMGWVEGRRWMDYLNPGSVDIEPRFPNRKNPTPDVGYPGGLWFDWGNWGRGSPEPVMVLRTKEIKNGRLAMLAFVGFWFQAVYTGQGPLDNLLAHLADPGHCNIFSAFTSR encoded by the exons ATGGCGACTCCTCTGCCCACTGGCTCATTCGCAGCATGTCGCCTCCAACCTAG GATCCGGGTGTTGCATGCCACGAAGCCGCCGGCGCAGAATGCTGGCCCGGCAGCGGCAGCCTGCGCTCCCGTCCGGCGGGGCGGTAGCCACCGTACTGGCGCGACCAAGAGCAGCCTGTCCACGGTGTGCGAGCCGCTGGGGCCCGACCGGCCCGTCTGGTTCCCCGGCACCGCCCCTCCGCCGTGGCTCGACGGCAG CCTTCCGGGAGACTTCGGATTTGATCCTCTGGGATTCGGATCGGAGCCGGAGTCGCTGCGGTGGTTCGCGCAGGCGGAGCTGATGCACGGCCGGTGGGCGATGCTGGCGGCGGCCGGGATCCTGGTCCCGGAGGTCCTGCACAAGTGGGGCTTCATGGAGGAGTTCTCCTGGTACACGGCCGGCGAGCGCGAGTACTTCGCGGACCCGTGGACGCTGTTCGTGACCCAGATGGCGCTCATGGGGTGGGTGGAGGGCCGGCGGTGGATGGACTACCTCAACCCGGGGTCCGTGGACATCGAGCCGCGGTTCCCCAACCGCAAGAACCCCACCCCGGACGTGGGGTACCCGGGGGGCCTGTGGTTCGACTGGGGCAACTGGGGCCGCGGCTCGCCGGAGCCCGTCATGGTGCTCCGCACCAAGGAGATCAAGAACGGCCGCCTCGCCATGCTGGCCTTCGTCGGCTTCTGGTTCCAGGCCGTCTACACCGGCCAGGGCCCCCTCGACAACCTCTTGGCGCACCTCGCCGACCCCGGCCACTGCAACATCTTCTCG GCGTTCACGTCCCGCTGA
- the LOC125509345 gene encoding probable polygalacturonase, with protein sequence MAEIAVGVSSPRASVAAAAAAAAASASSGPAVLSSPRAALSRGAHQFHHRRWAPPAISPSYRAYLVALWLVGFVLVFLWQNTSMGRLRLYNRPPMPKRAPSAAASMGQWVASPPVYDLREFGGVGDGRTVNTAAFEAAVAAISERGGGRLTVPAGRWLTAPFNLTSHMTLFLAAGAEILGVQDERYWPLMSPLPSYGYGREHKGPRYGSLIHGQDLKDVIITGHNGTINGQGQSWWIKFRKKLLNHTRGPLVQLMRSSNITISNITLRDSPFWTLHLYDCKDVTVSGTTILAPIAGAPNTDGIDPDSCENVMIENCYISVGDDGVAIKSGWDQYGIAYGRPSTNITVRNVIIRSMVSAGVSIGSEMSGGVSNVLVENVHIWSSRRGVRIKTAPGRGAYVNNIVYRNITLENVRVGIVIKTDYNEHPDERFDPKAVPVVGNISYTSIHGQRVRVPVRIQGSAEIPVRNVTFHDMSVGILDKKHHVFQCSFVQGQVIGYVFPVPCKNLDLYNERREMVKQSTLQNISDIDYSF encoded by the exons ATGGCGGAGATCGCCGTCGGCGTCTCCTCCCCGCGCGCCTCCgtcgccgccgcagccgccgcggcggcggcgtcggcctCCTCCGGCCCGGCGGTGCTGTCCTCCCCGCGCGCCGCGCTAAGCCGGGGCGCGCACCAGTTCCACCACCGTCGGTGGGCGCCGCCGGCGATCTCGCCGTCCTACAGGGCGTACCTGGTCGCGCTCTGGCTCGTCGGCTTCGTGCTCGTCTTCCTGTGGCAGAACACCTCCATGGGCCGCCTGCGGCTCTACAACCGGCCGCCCATGCCCAAGCGCGCGCCGTCTGCCGCAGCCTCGATGGGCCAGTGGGTGGCCTCGCCGCCGGTGTACGACTTGAGGGAGTTTGGGGGCGTCGGGGACGGGCGGACGGTCAACACGGCGGCCTTCGAGGCCGCGGTGGCGGCCATCTCGGAGAGGGGCGGCGGGAGGCTCACCGTGCCTGCCGGCCGGTGGCTCACCGCGCCGTTTAACCTCACCAGCCACATGACGCTCTTCCTCGCTGCAGGCGCTGAGATCCTCGGGGTCCAG GATGAAAGATACTGGCCATTGATGTCCCCATTACCGTCATATGGATACGGAAGAGAGCATAAGGGACCTCGATATGGGAGCCTAATACATGGTCAAGACCTGAAGGATGTGATTATAACCG GTCATAATGGCACTATAAATGGGCAAGGCCAAAGTTGGTGGATCAAATTTCGCAAGAAACTCCTCAATCACACCAGGGGTCCTCTTGTTCAGCTCATGCGGTCAAGTAACATTACTATTTCTAACATCACATTACGTGATTCTCCCTTCTGGACACTTCATCTGTATGACTGCAAGGATGTCACAGTCTCGGGAACTACTATTCTGGCTCCAATTGCTGGGGCTCCAAACACCGACGGGATAGATCCAG ATTCTTGCGAGAATGTGATGATTGAAAATTGCTATATTTCTGTTGGTGATGACGGGGTAGCTATAAAGAGTGGTTGGGATCAATATGGAATTGCTTATGGGCGTCCATCTACTAACATCACTGTTCGCAATGTCATAATCCGCTCAATGGTCAG TGCTGGCGTGTCTATAGGAAGCGAGATGTCTGGTGGTGTCTCAAACGTTTTGGTAGAGAACGTCCACATTTGGAGTTCGCGGCGAGGTGTGAGGATAAAGACTGCCCCTGGAAGAGGGGCCTATGTAAACAACATTGTCTACAGAAACATAACCCTAGAAAATGTCCGGGTTGGTATCGTGATAAAGACCGACTATAACGAGCACCCAGATGAACGGTTCGACCCGAAGGCTGTTCCTGTTGTCGGTAACATCTCTTATACGTCAATCCATGGGCAAAGGGTGCGGGTACCCGTCAGGATACAAGGGAGCGCAGAGATCCCCGTGAGGAATGTTACTTTCCATGATATGTCGGTTGGTATACTTGACAAGAAGCACCATGTTTTCCAGTGCTCCTTCGTCCAGGGGCAGGTCATCGGCTATGTTTTCCCTGTGCCCTGCAAGAACCTGGACCTGTACAATGAGCGGCGCGAGATGGTTAAACAATCGACACTGCAGAACATTTCAGATATCGACTACAGTTTCTGA